The Arthrobacter burdickii genomic interval GGCAGACGAGCACACTGCGGACGATGGCCGTCAGGTAACCGGCCGGTCTGCCGTCGAGCGTCTGCACCTGCATCCGCAGGAGTCGGTGCCCGATGCTGTAGCCGAAGAAACCCACGAACAGGATCTGCTCCACGAGGAAGATGTACAGCGTCGCGAAGCCGTCGTAGTCGAAGAACGCGGCGGAGATCAGCGAGCAGAGAACCCAGTCGATCAGGAGCGCAGCGGCCCTGGGCCCGAAACGGGCGAGGGATCCGGGTCCGGACTCGGGCCGGCCGAGTCGCTGTCCCGGCCATTGCTGATCGCCCGACGGCGGCGGGCCTTCCATCCACGAACCGATGTTCTTCCTGTTCACCACGCCCCAAGCCTACCCGCGCGGTGTCAGGCTCCGGTCCGACCGTATTATGCCGTCGCGCTCCCGGGGGCGCTAGGGTGGGAGGCGCAGTTCACGTCCTGTAACGTCCCGGAAACAAAGACGACACCAGCGGGAAACTGCCTGCTCATACAGTTGGGACGAGTCGGCGGTAGCGTACCAGCCTGCCAGAGCCCGTGACATACCGTGCGGCGCAGGGACACGCGCTGGCGCCGGTTTTCCCC includes:
- a CDS encoding RDD family protein, with the translated sequence MVNRKNIGSWMEGPPPSGDQQWPGQRLGRPESGPGSLARFGPRAAALLIDWVLCSLISAAFFDYDGFATLYIFLVEQILFVGFFGYSIGHRLLRMQVQTLDGRPAGYLTAIVRSVLVCLVIPAFIIDADQRGLHDRARNTGLFRI